A stretch of Gemmatimonas aurantiaca T-27 DNA encodes these proteins:
- a CDS encoding glycosyltransferase, whose product MTTTAFPLDARLTLRTDTLPPRLRPNATRGILDVTEWFGDTSGGIRTYLLEKARYVAARPSLRHVMLVPGARDGVEDGEGVRTYRLAGPPIPRQRPYRFMLATRSISRIVQHERPHLIEIGSPFIVPWIVRHATRMLDVPLVCFHHTNLPQMFAPRAGSWRPAQHLVYHSAWRYMRRLDALFPVTIVASHSAARDLAREGIDRIARVPLGVDLDTFTPLRKATRAETRARHGLPDAPLAGFVGRFAREKDLDVVLDAWPAVERATGARLVLAGAGPMAPRLRAHPYAERVHFLPFLHDRGALADLLAALDVYVAPGAVETFGLSALEALASGTPVLSADAGGVADHVRASGAGRLFVPHHAASLAEEAVALIRSDLPALGSAGRRFAESEHDWTTVFDRLFAVYDDVLRGR is encoded by the coding sequence GTGACCACCACGGCATTTCCGCTCGACGCGCGCCTCACGCTTCGCACCGACACGCTGCCACCACGCCTACGCCCCAACGCCACGCGGGGCATTCTCGACGTGACCGAGTGGTTCGGCGATACGAGTGGCGGCATTCGCACGTACCTGCTCGAGAAGGCACGATACGTCGCCGCCCGCCCATCTCTGCGTCATGTCATGCTGGTGCCCGGCGCGCGCGATGGTGTGGAAGATGGGGAAGGGGTGCGCACCTATCGCCTCGCAGGACCGCCCATTCCCCGCCAGCGTCCGTATCGCTTCATGCTGGCGACACGGTCGATCTCACGTATCGTGCAGCACGAACGTCCCCATCTCATCGAGATCGGCAGTCCGTTCATCGTGCCGTGGATCGTGCGTCACGCCACACGCATGCTCGATGTGCCGTTGGTGTGTTTCCACCATACCAACCTGCCGCAGATGTTTGCGCCCCGTGCCGGCAGTTGGCGCCCCGCGCAGCACCTCGTGTACCACTCGGCGTGGCGCTACATGCGACGCCTGGACGCGCTCTTTCCCGTGACCATCGTCGCCTCGCACTCTGCGGCCCGTGATCTGGCGCGCGAAGGCATCGATCGCATTGCCCGTGTGCCGTTGGGTGTGGACCTCGATACGTTCACTCCGCTGCGCAAAGCCACACGAGCAGAAACTCGCGCCCGGCATGGCCTGCCTGATGCGCCGCTCGCGGGATTCGTAGGACGTTTCGCCCGAGAGAAAGATCTCGACGTGGTGCTCGATGCCTGGCCCGCCGTGGAGCGTGCGACCGGCGCCCGGCTGGTGCTGGCTGGCGCCGGCCCCATGGCGCCTCGTCTCCGTGCGCATCCCTATGCGGAACGAGTGCACTTCCTGCCCTTCCTGCACGATCGTGGCGCACTGGCAGACTTGCTGGCAGCGCTCGATGTGTATGTCGCTCCCGGTGCCGTCGAGACGTTTGGCCTCTCGGCGTTGGAAGCCCTGGCCAGTGGCACACCCGTCCTGTCGGCCGACGCGGGCGGTGTGGCGGACCATGTGCGCGCGAGTGGCGCTGGTCGACTCTTTGTGCCGCATCACGCCGCGTCATTGGCTGAAGAGGCCGTCGCGCTGATACGCAGTGACTTGCCGGCGTTGGGCAGTGCCGGTCGCAGGTTCGCCGAGTCGGAGCACGACTGGACGACCGTATTCGATCGGTTGTTCGCCGTCTATGACGATGTGCTGCGCGGACGATGA
- a CDS encoding YbhB/YbcL family Raf kinase inhibitor-like protein translates to MIVLGAMWFGLSAEAHAQAAGGARPAGQPAPAAAQPPRAPARAPMRTMTLTSPDFVDGGAMPAALAQTGRDVSPALSWSGVPDSTRSFVLIVHDADAPMGDGLDDLLHWMVWNIPATATSLPRGVAQGTMADGMRQISVSGPYYRGPAAPSTGPVHHYVFELYALDIPLNVAATGMSPAATREAVMRAMAQHVRGKGVLVGTYRRPAP, encoded by the coding sequence GTGATCGTCTTGGGGGCGATGTGGTTTGGCCTCTCCGCTGAGGCGCACGCGCAGGCCGCGGGTGGGGCTCGCCCCGCTGGTCAACCCGCACCGGCCGCGGCGCAGCCACCGCGGGCACCAGCGCGCGCGCCGATGCGCACGATGACGCTCACGTCGCCTGATTTTGTGGATGGTGGCGCCATGCCTGCCGCGTTGGCGCAGACCGGTCGCGATGTGTCGCCCGCGTTGAGCTGGAGTGGTGTGCCCGACTCTACGCGCAGCTTTGTGCTCATCGTGCACGACGCGGATGCGCCGATGGGTGATGGCCTCGATGATCTGCTGCACTGGATGGTGTGGAATATCCCAGCGACCGCCACCTCACTGCCGCGTGGCGTGGCGCAGGGGACGATGGCTGATGGCATGCGCCAGATCAGCGTGAGTGGACCGTACTACCGTGGCCCGGCAGCGCCGAGCACCGGGCCGGTGCATCACTATGTCTTCGAGCTGTATGCGCTGGACATTCCGCTCAATGTGGCGGCCACCGGCATGTCGCCCGCCGCCACCCGGGAAGCCGTGATGCGCGCCATGGCGCAACATGTGCGCGGCAAGGGTGTCCTGGTTGGTACGTATCGACGTCCGGCCCCCTGA
- a CDS encoding cytochrome c peroxidase, with protein MHTSRWTIGAIVAFVGLASCGPTNGDGHSDTAAAARAAHAAGDSRAMQARAVWEAQLDTLDMRLGALDSAVRTLSASSAESTGRHETRAEAQTRFAEARDSFKRVELAIEYYTPSAGRELNGPALPEVEDGEGPEVVLEPTGFQVVEEMLFDDEAQEIAPALVEETATLRVIASRAHTMLAAQAVTDDRVWDAVSLEIARIMALGVPGFDSPVAGHSLREAASALEGVAATLNVYRTDDGSWRTLDTLVRGARAALETTTSREAFDHFDFLVRHANPVAHEIRARRVALGIGLPTERRAFRLEAASLLDSAAFDVLAFAPVDATPGTPAQVQIGERLFADTRLSGDGRRACTSCHLVERGFTDGLRVNRTRAGAPLLRNTPTVLNSALQVGSFTDLRVTYLEDQITAVIENVDEMHGHLEESARVLSADTAMRRQLHEAFRGTAMANDTVVTGAQVRHALATYIRSLTTMNSPMDRALRGDTTALSAEQRAGFNVFVGKGKCATCHFLPLTNGTVPPMYQKTEVEVIGVPTAPVVAKGRIDPDEGRFRITRSAPHRFAFRTPSLRNVAITAPYMHNGVYRTLESVVDFYNRGGGAGIGIALEYQTLPPDTLGLTPKEQRELVAFLGALTDTSRVGRR; from the coding sequence ATGCACACTTCGCGATGGACCATTGGTGCCATCGTCGCGTTCGTGGGGCTCGCGTCATGCGGCCCCACGAATGGCGATGGGCACAGCGACACGGCGGCGGCCGCACGAGCCGCCCACGCAGCGGGGGATTCCCGCGCCATGCAAGCTCGGGCGGTCTGGGAAGCTCAGCTAGACACGCTCGATATGCGCCTCGGAGCACTCGATTCGGCCGTGCGCACCCTGTCAGCGTCATCTGCCGAGAGTACGGGGCGCCACGAGACACGTGCAGAGGCACAGACACGCTTTGCCGAAGCCCGCGACAGCTTCAAGCGTGTCGAGCTGGCCATCGAGTACTACACGCCTTCCGCTGGGCGAGAGCTGAACGGCCCCGCGTTGCCTGAAGTAGAAGACGGTGAGGGGCCAGAGGTGGTGCTCGAACCCACCGGCTTTCAGGTCGTCGAAGAGATGCTGTTCGATGACGAGGCCCAAGAGATCGCCCCCGCGCTGGTCGAAGAGACGGCGACCCTGCGTGTGATCGCGTCCCGGGCGCACACCATGCTCGCGGCACAGGCTGTGACCGACGATCGGGTGTGGGATGCCGTGTCACTCGAGATCGCCCGCATCATGGCATTGGGTGTTCCCGGCTTCGATTCGCCGGTGGCAGGACATTCACTCCGGGAAGCCGCTTCGGCGTTGGAAGGCGTCGCGGCGACGCTGAACGTGTATCGCACCGATGATGGTTCCTGGCGCACCCTCGATACGCTGGTGCGTGGCGCGCGCGCCGCATTGGAAACGACGACGTCACGCGAGGCGTTCGACCACTTCGACTTTCTCGTGCGTCATGCCAATCCCGTCGCCCACGAGATTCGTGCACGCCGGGTGGCGCTGGGTATTGGACTGCCCACCGAACGACGGGCTTTTCGCCTCGAAGCCGCCAGTCTCCTGGATTCCGCCGCGTTCGATGTACTGGCCTTTGCGCCGGTCGACGCGACACCCGGCACACCAGCGCAGGTACAGATTGGCGAGCGTCTCTTCGCCGATACCCGGCTGTCTGGTGATGGACGACGGGCCTGCACGTCCTGTCATCTGGTCGAACGTGGATTCACCGATGGGCTGCGCGTGAATCGTACCCGTGCCGGCGCTCCATTGCTGCGGAACACACCCACGGTACTAAATAGCGCCCTACAGGTGGGCTCTTTCACCGACCTGCGGGTCACCTATCTGGAAGACCAGATCACCGCGGTCATCGAGAACGTGGACGAGATGCACGGGCACCTCGAAGAATCGGCCCGCGTACTGAGTGCCGATACCGCCATGCGCCGGCAGTTGCACGAGGCCTTCCGCGGGACGGCGATGGCCAACGACACGGTGGTCACGGGCGCTCAGGTCCGTCATGCGCTGGCTACGTACATCCGCAGCCTCACGACCATGAACAGCCCCATGGACCGTGCCCTGCGTGGCGATACCACCGCCCTCTCGGCGGAGCAGCGGGCAGGGTTCAACGTGTTCGTGGGCAAGGGCAAGTGCGCCACCTGTCACTTCCTGCCGCTCACCAACGGCACGGTGCCACCGATGTATCAGAAGACCGAAGTGGAGGTCATCGGTGTTCCCACCGCGCCGGTTGTGGCGAAGGGACGCATCGATCCGGACGAAGGCCGGTTCCGCATCACCCGATCAGCGCCACATCGGTTTGCTTTCCGCACACCGTCCCTGCGCAACGTGGCAATCACGGCGCCGTACATGCACAACGGGGTGTACCGCACGCTGGAGTCTGTCGTGGACTTCTACAATCGTGGTGGTGGAGCGGGGATCGGCATCGCGCTCGAGTATCAGACATTGCCCCCGGATACGTTGGGACTGACCCCCAAGGAGCAGCGCGAACTGGTCGCCTTTCTCGGTGCGCTGACAGATACAAGTCGAGTTGGTCGACGTTGA
- a CDS encoding cyanophycinase: MILPSRVLRTTTLLTALATALATAGACATSRNSSEATAPTAGAPRSPADSARADSTRGYTLYHSGSLTDAQTTPKGGAYLAGGGTDIEPGMRWLLAQGGTQSNGAFGDVVVLRSSGSNGYHTMLTGMGAHSVRSFVIFSRDGAERPEIAEAIRRAEVVFIAGGDQSTYETRWRGTSLQRELNARIAAGYPVGGTSAGLAVLGEHVYSALNVSSTSVMVLPNPYDASVTLSRSLFTLPVLRNVITDSHFAVRDRMGRLMVFLARLQQDGAASAPRALAVDERSAVGVNSDGTATVFGPGNGAYLVSVAATATRVCKAQTALELSPVEVQLVGTGSTFDLGRWSAPSARRYTLQVRGGVVSSSDGAIY; the protein is encoded by the coding sequence ATGATTCTCCCATCACGCGTTCTGCGCACGACCACCCTGCTCACCGCGCTCGCAACCGCGCTGGCAACCGCCGGAGCCTGCGCCACGTCGAGGAACTCGTCCGAGGCCACAGCCCCCACTGCGGGAGCACCCCGCTCACCGGCCGACAGCGCCCGAGCCGACAGCACGCGGGGCTACACGTTGTACCATTCGGGCAGCCTGACGGATGCGCAGACCACACCCAAGGGCGGTGCCTATCTCGCGGGCGGCGGTACCGACATCGAGCCCGGGATGCGGTGGTTGCTGGCCCAGGGCGGCACACAATCGAATGGGGCGTTTGGCGATGTGGTTGTGCTGCGTTCGAGTGGATCGAACGGCTACCACACCATGTTGACCGGCATGGGCGCACATTCGGTGCGGAGCTTCGTGATCTTTTCCCGCGACGGGGCGGAACGGCCGGAGATCGCCGAAGCCATTCGCCGCGCGGAAGTGGTGTTCATCGCAGGCGGTGACCAGTCCACCTACGAAACCCGCTGGCGGGGCACCTCGCTGCAGCGTGAGCTCAATGCGCGTATCGCGGCAGGCTATCCGGTGGGTGGCACCAGCGCCGGACTCGCGGTACTCGGCGAACACGTGTACTCGGCGCTCAACGTGTCTTCGACGTCGGTCATGGTACTCCCGAACCCTTATGATGCGTCGGTGACGCTGTCGCGATCGTTGTTCACGCTGCCCGTGCTGCGCAATGTGATCACCGACTCACACTTCGCCGTGCGCGATCGTATGGGCCGACTGATGGTATTCCTGGCCCGCCTGCAGCAGGACGGCGCGGCCTCGGCGCCTCGCGCGCTCGCCGTCGACGAACGATCGGCCGTGGGCGTGAACAGTGATGGTACCGCCACAGTGTTTGGCCCGGGCAATGGCGCATACCTGGTGTCGGTGGCCGCCACCGCCACACGTGTATGCAAGGCGCAGACCGCGCTCGAACTGTCTCCCGTGGAGGTGCAGTTGGTGGGCACGGGCAGCACCTTCGATCTGGGACGTTGGTCGGCTCCCTCCGCGCGCCGCTACACGCTGCAGGTGCGGGGCGGCGTGGTCAGTTCTTCGGATGGCGCCATCTACTGA
- a CDS encoding DUF3108 domain-containing protein, translating into MVTARHSTHASRTHARCLLLTLALLASSPGGMDAQSGATTDSLPGRLPFGLGEVLDYQVHVSLGGNIGRGQMRVEGPVMEQGVPLWRLVSEMQARRAFVRASDRSSSWVDAERLATRRFEKVERSPLGSGTERVEIDAVAGVWRGADGRESPLASPQPLDELSFLYFLRTLPLDAEGTFNLTRHYDEARNPTLVSVGAEETVQTPSGTFTTRMVVMHVRDPKHYKGIGLIKVNVDLSPCRLPVRIVSRMPIVGTTTLTLISRVGTCAGSANP; encoded by the coding sequence ATGGTCACTGCCCGTCACTCCACCCATGCATCGCGTACTCATGCGCGCTGCCTGCTCCTGACACTCGCGCTGCTGGCGTCGTCCCCCGGCGGGATGGACGCGCAGTCCGGCGCGACAACGGATTCCCTGCCCGGACGACTGCCGTTCGGCCTTGGTGAAGTGCTCGACTATCAGGTGCATGTCTCGCTCGGCGGTAACATCGGCCGTGGCCAGATGCGCGTGGAAGGTCCGGTGATGGAGCAGGGCGTGCCGCTGTGGCGCCTGGTGTCGGAAATGCAGGCCCGGCGCGCCTTTGTCCGGGCCAGTGATCGCAGCAGTTCGTGGGTGGATGCCGAACGTCTCGCCACGCGCCGCTTTGAAAAGGTGGAGCGCAGCCCGTTGGGCAGTGGCACCGAGCGCGTGGAGATCGATGCCGTGGCGGGGGTGTGGCGTGGAGCCGACGGACGGGAGAGTCCACTCGCCTCACCGCAGCCGCTCGATGAACTGTCGTTTCTGTACTTCCTGCGCACACTGCCGCTGGACGCCGAAGGCACCTTCAATCTCACGCGTCACTATGACGAAGCGCGCAATCCCACGCTGGTGAGTGTGGGCGCAGAAGAGACGGTGCAAACACCATCGGGAACATTCACCACACGCATGGTGGTGATGCATGTGCGCGATCCCAAGCACTACAAAGGCATTGGTCTGATCAAGGTGAACGTGGACCTGTCGCCATGCCGTCTTCCGGTGCGCATCGTGAGTCGCATGCCCATCGTGGGCACCACGACACTGACACTGATCTCCCGTGTCGGGACCTGTGCGGGGTCAGCAAACCCCTGA
- a CDS encoding DUF1028 domain-containing protein has translation MRLLRIVLACCALMLGLPSTAHATWSVIAVDMATGRVVIASATCVDRDDMFLMGVQAVVVPGFGVAACQAGVDGTHANQMLVYRELKAGTDPKRIIEMLSADPAFQSRQFGILDLKGRSAGHSGLSNGYVTQDIQGQVPGTQIYYSIQGNILRTGDVVPNAVKAFLHTTGSLTDRVMAALETADRFGGDSRCVCPPLPADNARPINPCEGRTAYVAYILMANANDTNGDSHNDGKYSMYLTVAQPEQGGPNAIKPGENLNPVKTLRARYDVWRKTQPRDFK, from the coding sequence ATGCGCCTGCTGCGAATCGTACTCGCCTGTTGTGCCTTGATGCTGGGTCTGCCCAGCACGGCACACGCCACCTGGTCCGTGATTGCCGTTGATATGGCGACCGGCCGCGTGGTGATCGCGTCCGCCACCTGTGTGGACCGCGACGACATGTTCCTCATGGGTGTGCAGGCCGTGGTGGTGCCCGGTTTTGGTGTCGCCGCCTGCCAGGCTGGTGTCGACGGTACCCACGCCAACCAGATGCTGGTTTACCGGGAATTGAAGGCCGGCACCGATCCCAAACGCATCATCGAGATGCTGTCGGCAGATCCGGCCTTCCAGAGCCGGCAGTTCGGCATTCTGGATCTGAAGGGACGCTCGGCTGGTCACTCAGGCCTTTCGAATGGTTATGTCACTCAGGACATCCAGGGTCAGGTGCCAGGCACCCAGATCTACTATTCCATTCAGGGCAACATCCTGCGCACGGGCGATGTGGTGCCCAACGCGGTGAAGGCCTTTCTGCACACCACCGGGTCACTCACCGACCGGGTGATGGCCGCCTTGGAAACGGCCGATCGATTTGGTGGCGACAGCCGTTGTGTGTGTCCGCCGCTGCCGGCCGACAATGCGCGTCCCATCAATCCGTGTGAAGGGCGCACGGCGTATGTGGCGTACATCCTGATGGCCAATGCCAACGACACCAACGGCGACTCGCACAACGACGGCAAGTACTCCATGTACCTCACCGTGGCGCAGCCGGAACAGGGAGGCCCGAATGCCATCAAGCCGGGCGAGAATCTCAATCCGGTGAAAACCCTGCGCGCGCGTTACGACGTGTGGCGCAAGACGCAGCCGAGGGATTTCAAGTGA
- a CDS encoding glycosyltransferase family 4 protein, with product MRLLVCTDTYPPLINGVSVVTALTVEGLRRRGWECLVVMPGMDARGIPHPPSDREVERLPAVSWHAYPDVRAALWQRHRVRALINEFHPDVVHCATEFVVGWYGRQEARRAGVPYTTSYHTDFSRYTASWGVPWLRRPVQSWIRYFHRHAARVFTPSVSARNDLRALGLRELEVWGRGVDVNLFRPRAGLDTTCADERPFRFLYVGRLAPEKNIELLIDAMALTQARHPDRAMVLDIVGDGPSREALTERAARQSTVTIRFLGAQDRQCALPRIYAEADAFVYASATETLGLVVLEAMAAGLPVIATPAGGIAEHLRDDINGLAYPTGDCGRCADAMSRMLTDALARVRLAKGARATAEQRSWDSELQRLDVSYREVLARSRESHGI from the coding sequence ATGCGTCTGCTGGTGTGCACCGACACGTACCCACCGTTGATCAACGGCGTCAGTGTGGTCACCGCGCTGACCGTGGAGGGGCTGCGCCGGCGTGGTTGGGAGTGCCTGGTGGTGATGCCAGGTATGGACGCGCGTGGCATACCGCATCCGCCCAGCGACCGTGAGGTGGAACGACTACCCGCGGTCTCGTGGCATGCGTACCCCGATGTGCGCGCCGCCCTCTGGCAGCGCCATCGGGTACGGGCCTTGATCAACGAATTCCACCCGGACGTGGTGCACTGTGCCACGGAGTTCGTGGTGGGTTGGTATGGCCGGCAGGAAGCGCGTCGTGCCGGCGTGCCATACACCACGTCCTATCACACCGACTTTTCCCGGTACACGGCCTCGTGGGGGGTGCCGTGGTTGCGCCGTCCGGTGCAGTCGTGGATCAGGTACTTTCATCGCCACGCGGCGAGGGTCTTCACACCATCGGTTTCCGCACGGAATGACCTGCGGGCGCTGGGGCTCCGGGAGCTCGAAGTGTGGGGGCGCGGTGTGGATGTGAATCTCTTCCGGCCGCGTGCGGGACTGGACACTACCTGTGCCGATGAGCGCCCGTTTCGGTTTCTCTATGTGGGGCGGCTGGCCCCCGAGAAGAACATCGAGTTGCTCATCGATGCCATGGCGTTGACACAAGCGCGTCACCCCGATCGGGCTATGGTGCTGGACATCGTCGGCGATGGTCCGAGTCGCGAGGCACTCACCGAACGTGCGGCGCGGCAATCGACGGTGACCATACGATTCCTGGGGGCGCAGGATCGGCAATGCGCACTGCCGCGCATCTATGCCGAGGCCGATGCGTTTGTCTATGCGTCCGCGACGGAGACGTTGGGGTTGGTGGTGCTGGAGGCGATGGCGGCCGGACTGCCAGTGATCGCCACCCCAGCGGGGGGCATCGCCGAACATCTGCGCGACGACATCAACGGTCTCGCCTATCCCACCGGCGATTGTGGACGCTGTGCCGACGCCATGTCCCGTATGCTGACCGATGCCCTTGCCCGTGTGCGCCTCGCCAAAGGTGCGCGCGCAACGGCCGAACAACGCTCGTGGGACAGCGAGCTGCAGCGACTGGATGTGAGCTATCGCGAAGTGCTGGCCCGCTCCCGCGAGTCCCACGGCATCTGA
- a CDS encoding DUF2334 domain-containing protein has product MMGDASSRQLLVSIHDVTPALADGVHTLWNWCRAHDITPALFVVPNWHGEWPIEAHSTFVEWLRDAEASGADILLHGERHDEVGSPRTWMHEWRALGRTAHEGEFLTLSPHAASARITRGMDRLLALGLNPVGFVPPAWLAPSSTHQVVQTLAQQYPQLRCSEDVEHVHRHHQPHAPAPVVRWSARTEIRARLSDVVARWHRLRLRSTPLVRIALHPQDLAHPITAQSVQHALIHWSRERTTVTYRSICS; this is encoded by the coding sequence ATGATGGGGGATGCATCATCACGGCAACTGCTCGTCTCCATCCATGACGTGACCCCGGCGCTGGCCGATGGCGTGCACACACTGTGGAACTGGTGCCGGGCGCACGACATCACGCCGGCGCTCTTCGTGGTGCCCAACTGGCATGGCGAGTGGCCGATCGAAGCCCACTCCACATTCGTGGAATGGCTGCGCGACGCCGAAGCATCGGGAGCAGACATCCTGTTGCATGGTGAACGCCATGATGAAGTGGGATCTCCGCGCACATGGATGCACGAATGGCGTGCATTGGGTCGTACGGCACACGAAGGCGAGTTTCTGACGCTGTCGCCCCATGCGGCGTCCGCACGCATCACACGAGGCATGGACCGTCTGCTGGCGCTGGGTCTGAACCCGGTGGGCTTCGTGCCGCCGGCGTGGTTGGCGCCTTCGAGCACACACCAGGTCGTGCAAACACTGGCACAACAGTATCCGCAGCTTCGGTGCAGTGAAGATGTCGAACACGTCCATCGTCACCACCAGCCACACGCACCGGCGCCCGTAGTGCGCTGGAGCGCTCGCACCGAGATCCGGGCGCGCCTCTCAGACGTGGTCGCCCGGTGGCATCGCCTCCGGTTGCGATCCACACCACTCGTACGCATTGCGCTGCACCCCCAGGATCTCGCGCACCCCATCACCGCGCAGTCCGTGCAACACGCATTGATCCATTGGTCGCGCGAACGCACGACCGTCACGTATCGCTCGATCTGTTCATGA
- a CDS encoding YceI family protein has translation MRSFNPFLLIGAGALILVGATPNAVNPLTLREGSRLWFEGTSTVRSWNCTAERIEATINASESAVPVAVLDGRKVEGSVELDFPVAKLECKNGTMNEHMRKALKATDNPNIRFVLEGYDLTKTTGVSGALRGSLQMAGQSKPITIPVQFASAEGGLRVTGKVPIKMTEWGMKPPTLMLGTLKVGETVTVNFDLSLQH, from the coding sequence ATGCGGTCCTTCAATCCTTTTCTGCTCATTGGCGCTGGCGCGCTGATCCTTGTTGGGGCAACCCCGAACGCGGTCAATCCCCTGACGCTGCGCGAAGGCAGCCGCCTGTGGTTCGAGGGCACATCGACGGTGCGCTCGTGGAACTGCACCGCCGAGCGCATCGAGGCCACGATCAACGCCAGCGAGAGTGCTGTTCCGGTGGCGGTGCTCGATGGCCGGAAAGTCGAGGGGTCGGTGGAGCTCGATTTCCCCGTGGCGAAGCTGGAGTGCAAAAACGGCACGATGAACGAGCATATGCGCAAAGCGCTCAAGGCGACGGACAATCCGAACATCCGCTTCGTGCTCGAGGGATATGACCTGACCAAGACCACCGGCGTGAGCGGTGCGCTGCGTGGGTCCTTGCAGATGGCAGGCCAGAGCAAGCCCATCACCATCCCTGTGCAGTTCGCGTCGGCCGAAGGGGGCCTGCGCGTCACCGGCAAGGTGCCGATCAAGATGACGGAGTGGGGCATGAAGCCGCCCACTCTCATGCTTGGCACACTCAAGGTCGGTGAGACCGTCACCGTGAACTTCGATCTCTCCCTGCAGCACTGA
- a CDS encoding glycosyltransferase family 4 protein has product MSSPGHASVPLRLALFTDTFTPQVNGVARTLARLVDAVQERDGTVRVFTVADDADAMAALPDAAADAATVERFPGRRFWAYPQLRLAWPARRDIRRQLEDFRPTIVHAATEFGIGLAGRAVARELDVPFVSSYHTSFTAYAEHYGLGMLAEPGWHYLRWFHNGGLRTYCPTQSIIREIEAHGFQQCREWSRGVDSARFSPTHRSSALRAQLDADDNTLVVSYIGRLGLEKGLDVVLGCMQQLHATCPERVRFLIVGDGPYEETVRASAPTGTLITGRLDGHALSEAFASSDVLLFPSTTDTFGNVLLEAMASGTPVIGADVGPTREQLAPDRGWLVRPGDTQAFTDAVLRLLADPDTRLTAQAKALAFASSKRWDVIWDTLIDDYRALQMPWDSRERASTSR; this is encoded by the coding sequence ATGAGTTCTCCTGGTCACGCCTCTGTGCCCCTGCGTCTCGCGCTCTTCACCGACACCTTCACACCGCAAGTGAATGGTGTGGCGCGCACACTGGCCCGTCTGGTGGATGCCGTACAGGAACGAGACGGCACGGTGCGTGTCTTCACCGTGGCGGACGACGCCGACGCCATGGCGGCGCTTCCTGACGCTGCGGCAGACGCCGCGACCGTGGAGCGATTTCCCGGTCGTCGTTTCTGGGCGTACCCGCAGCTCCGCCTGGCGTGGCCAGCGCGCCGTGATATCCGCCGCCAGCTCGAAGACTTCCGGCCCACCATTGTGCATGCGGCCACCGAGTTTGGCATTGGGTTGGCCGGACGCGCTGTTGCCCGTGAACTCGATGTACCCTTCGTGTCGTCGTACCACACCAGCTTCACGGCCTACGCCGAGCACTATGGACTGGGAATGCTGGCCGAACCGGGATGGCACTACCTGCGATGGTTTCACAATGGAGGGCTGCGTACCTACTGCCCGACCCAATCCATCATCCGGGAAATCGAGGCCCATGGATTCCAGCAATGCCGAGAGTGGTCACGCGGAGTAGACTCGGCACGCTTCTCCCCGACGCATCGATCCTCGGCACTACGGGCTCAGCTCGACGCCGATGACAATACCCTGGTGGTGTCGTACATCGGACGACTCGGACTGGAGAAAGGACTGGATGTGGTACTCGGGTGCATGCAACAACTGCATGCCACCTGCCCGGAGCGTGTGCGCTTCCTGATTGTTGGTGACGGGCCATACGAAGAGACCGTGCGGGCATCCGCACCAACCGGCACGCTGATCACGGGTCGTTTGGATGGCCATGCCTTGAGTGAAGCGTTTGCGTCGAGCGATGTGCTGCTGTTTCCCAGCACCACCGACACCTTTGGCAATGTGTTGCTGGAAGCCATGGCCTCGGGCACGCCGGTGATCGGTGCCGATGTTGGCCCTACGCGCGAACAACTGGCGCCGGATCGTGGCTGGCTGGTGCGGCCTGGCGACACACAGGCGTTCACTGATGCGGTGTTGCGCCTGCTGGCCGATCCCGACACCCGACTCACGGCACAAGCCAAAGCGCTGGCCTTTGCTTCGTCGAAACGCTGGGATGTCATTTGGGACACCTTGATCGACGACTACCGCGCGCTTCAGATGCCGTGGGACTCGCGGGAGCGGGCCAGCACTTCGCGATAG